In Ignavibacteriales bacterium, the genomic stretch TGGAAATGTAAATGTTGGAGTTTTTGCATCCAACTTAAAAGCGGAATCGTTTCAATTATCTCAGAACTATCCAAATCCATTCAATTCAATAACAAACATCCAGTTTCATATAAATTCTGAGTCGATAGTTTCATTTAGAATTTATGACATTCTGGGCAGGGAAGTAGCGTTGTTAATCAATGATAGAATGAATCCGGGAAGTTATCAAGTAAAATGGGATGCTGGGACACTTGCGAGTGGAATTTATTTTTGTAAGATGAATGCAGGAGAATTTACAAGGACGATAAAATTAATACTGAACAAGTAAAAGGAATTATAATATTTCGCAAAATTTATTATTTATGGTTCAAGGAGTAGGTTAGATAGTCTTATTTCAATTTATCTTTTTTAGTATTATTATCGAAAGATCATCATGTTGTTTTGCATTTCCAACAAAACGAACAACTGAAGTTAGAATTCTATTTCCTGCTTGTTCGGCAGATAAGCCACTAAAATTTTTAAGAATAGCATTTAACCGATTGTTCCCATAAAAAGCACCATATTCATTACAGGCTTCAGTTATACCATCTGAATATATTACAAGAAAGTTGTCCTTTTCAATTTCCAATGTCTGCTCTGTAAAATGTGCGTTTACCATAATTCCTAAAGCAGCTGAACCGCGGGATAATTCAATTGTTTCATTTCCTTTAACAATAACAGGTGGAAAATGTCCGGCATTAAAAAATCTTACTTCGCTTGAGTTCCCTTTTACTTCCAGGTAAACTAGAGATGCAAAAATATTTCTTAGTCCATCACGATGAAATATCCGGTTTACTTTTTCTGCCAATTCAGAAAGTGATTTGAAATCTGAAACTACTGCTCTTAAAGTAGCCTGCAATTTAGCCATCAGCAGGGCAGCACTTAATCCTTTACCTGCAACATCGCCCAGCGCAAAGCCAAACCTGTTTTCTTCAAGCTTAATAAAATCAACCAGGTCTCCGCCGACGTCGTTGGCCGATTGTGTATATAGCCAGGCATCCCAGCCTGGAACATCCGGTTTCATTTGGGGTTTAAGCGCATCCTGCACTTTTCTTCCTGCTTCTAATTCGCTTTTGGCGATCAATTTGTCTTTCAATTCAAGCATAATGATAAAAAGAAGAACCAGTGCTCCTAATTCCAAGAAACTATTCGGCTTCTCTGGTCTATTGGCTAATACCATTATTAGTCCTAATATTAACAGAATTCGTCTTGTAGGTGTTAGTTTTAAGAAAAGTTCTTTGAGCAGCCAGCCAACAGAATAAAAAAACCGCTTAAAGCCGTTCATATTCTGCAAACGATTCTTTCGTTCTTCGTGAAGATAAAAATCTTTTAAATCAGAATAATCTTGTTTAACCGATTTTTGAAAATCACCTCTACGGAAATCATCAAGAATTGTATGAACTAAGCGCGGATTATTATTTGAACCCTCTTCTGGCATATATTTCCATTTGTAAATTATTACTGTATTCCGTTTGACGAATGCTTTCTATCTAAGTTCCAACTTATTTAAGTGGTTTTTTATTAATTGTTGAATTCGGATTCACACGAACTAATAATCTTAAATTATAAATTCCTATCCTCTTTTGGGTCTGAAAAGATGTGTGCTCTGTCCATAAAAAACTTCAGCAGATTCCATAATTGTTTCTGATAAAGTTGGATGAGGATGAATTGAAAGTGCAACATCTTTTGCTAATGCAGCCATCTCTATTGCAAGAACTCCTTCGGAAATCATTTCTCCGGCTCCAACTCCGGCTATTGCCATTCCTAAAATTCTTTCAGTTTTAGGATCGATAATCAATTTTGTAACTCCATCATTTCTATCTAAGGTAGTTGCTCTGCCGGAAGCCTGCCACGGAAACCGGGCAACTTTTATCTCTATGTTTTTTTCTTTTGCTTCCGTTTCAGTTAATCCGCACCATGCAATTTCTGGATCGGTAAAGATAACTGCAGGAATAGCGGCTGGTTTGAATTCAACTTTATTACCTGCAATTACTTCTGCTGCCACTCTACCTTCGTGGGATGCTTTATGTGCAAGCATAGGATTTCCAACTACATCACCAATTGCATAAATATTTGGATCTGCGGTTTGAAGCTGTGAATTTACTTTTATAAATCCACGCTGATCAATTTCCACTTTTGTATTTTCTAAACCAATTCCTTTTGCATTTGGCGAACGCCCTACAGAAACCAGAACTTTTTCGAATACCTGTTCCGGTTCTTTAACACCTTCACCATCAAATTTAACTTTTATACCGCCATCAATTTCCTTCATCTCAATTACGCGCGTATTAACCATAATCGATTTCATCTTACGGTCAAGTGATTTTGCTAATATGTTCACTAAATCCCTATCTGCTCCGGGCAGTAAGCCCGGCATCATTTCAACAACTGTAACCTGTGTTCCCAATGCTGAATAAACACTCCCCAGTTCTAAACCAATGTAACCACCTCCAACAACCAACATCGATTTGGGAATATCTTTTAGCGCAAGCGCTCCGGTTGAATCTATAACCCGCTCAGAATCTAAATTAAAAGCCGGTATTTTTGTGGGAACTGACCCAGTAGCAACAATCGCTTTTTCAAATTCTATTTCTTCTGTACCGCCAGCAAGCAGCTCCACGCTTAGTTTGGAAGAATTAATAAAAGCAGCTCTTCCCTGGAGATAATTTATTTTATGTTGCTTGGCTAATTGTCCTGTACCGCCGGTTAATTTATCAACTACACTTTCTTTAAACTTTCGAAGTTTATCTAAGTCAATTTTCGGTTCACCGAATTCGATTCCCCATTTTTTTGCTTCCGCTGCTTCTGTAATTAATTTAGCAATATGAAGCAATGCTTTAGAGGGTATGCATCCGCGGTAAAGACAAACACCACCCGGATATTTTTCTAATTCAATTAATGTTACTTGCATTCCCAAGTCTGCTGCCAGAAATGCTGCGGCATACCCGCCTGGTCCGCCACCAATAATTGCTAATTGAGTTTTTAACGTCATAATTATTTCTCCAAACTTTATTAATTGTACTTGCAAGAGTAAGATTATGATTAAGAGTAAGAAAGTATTTTCATTCTCTTACTCTTAATCTTACTCCCTTCTATTCGTTTAAATAGAGTAAGATTATGATTAAGAGTAAGAAATGAATTCAGGTTTTTCTCATTCGACTATAATCAACCTTCCAATGCCATAAGGAATGGCTGCTGTATCGCACCGATAATCCATCTTAAAAATCGGATGGCATCTGCACCATCTATTATTCTATGATCATATGATAAAGATAATGGAAGCATCTGGCGAGGTTCAAATTTACCATCAATGTAAACCTGTTCTAAGCTGCCGCGCGACACGCCAAGTATTGCAACCTCAGGCGAATTAATTATTGGAGTAAAATATGTTCCACCAATACCGCCTAAGTTTGTAATTGTAAATGTTCCGCCATTCATTTCTTCTAAAGATAATTTCTTGTTTCTTGCTTTTTCCGCGAGTAGATTCATCTCCACAGAAAGCTCGATAATATTTTTTCTGTCGGCATTTTTTATAACAGGAACGAGTAATCCGAATTCGGTATCAACCGCAACTCCAATATTAAAATACTTTTTATAGATGACCGTATTATTAGCTATGTCTATACTTGAGTTAAACTGTGGGAAAGTTTTAAGTGCGGAAGTAATTATTTTAATTAGTACGGCAGTAACCGTTAGCTTGCCGCCTGCATTTTCCACGTGCTTGGAATACATCTTTCGAAGTTTCTCAAGTTCGGTTATATCTGCTTTATCAAATTGTGTAACGTGCGGAATTGTTGCCCATGCAAAACTTAAATGTTCCGCAGTTTTGCGCCGGATGTTACCCATTTCTTTCTTTTCAATCTCACCCCATTTTGAAAAATCCGGTATTTGTTCAGTTATAATACCACCATAAAATTTTTGTTCCGGTTTTGCTTCTTTTTGTCTATTCAGTTCTTGTGAAAAAGCTTTAACATCGTTGATGGATATTCTTCCACCAGGACCGGAGCCAATAACTTTATTTATATCAACTCCAATCTCTCTAGCAAACCTTCTTACAGTTGGGGCAGCAGGAGCTATTTTACTTGGGTCAACTGATGGTTTCTCTTCAATGTAAACTTTTTGTGTACCTGCTTTGGTTTCCGTTTGTACTTTAATTTCTTCGTTTATTGGTGAAAGTGGGTTAACCTCGTTAGCTTTTTCTATAATTATTGAGCCAGCAGTTTCAATAGTTAGAACATCTTGTCCAACTTTTACTTTGTCGCCTGCTTTAATATGAATTTCCTTTACTACTCCGGCAATATCAGAAGGTACTTCCACAGTTGCTTTATCAGTTTCTATTTCCAAAACAACCTGGTCTTTTTCCAGCTTATCACCAACCGCAACTTTCACTGATAGAACATCAGCAGACAAGATGTTCTCACCAAGCTCGGGTAACTTAAATTTTACCAATCCCGCTGTTACTGAAGTTTTAGATCCAGGTTTATTTTCAGTTTCTGTTTTTTTAACAGACTCAATTTTAACATCTTTCTGTTCTTGTTTTTCGCTCTTATCTTCATTTGCAGAATTAACATCTTCCAAAGTAAAAATCACTTGTCCGACTTTTGCTTTGTCGCCTTGCTTTACAAAAACCTCTTTTACAATTCCGGTAACATCAGAAGGGACTTCGATTGTTGCTTTGTCAGTTTCGATTTCAAGAACCACCTGATCTTGCTTAATTTTATCTCCGGCAGAAACAAGAACTTTTAATACATCTGCAGTTGTAATGTTTTCTCCCAGTTCGGGAAGTTTAAAATCTTTCATAGCCTACTCCCAACCCTCTCCCCAAGCCTGCCTGCCGGTAGGCAGGGGAGAGGGAATTAAATATAAAAGGAATATTTTTTTATTTCTTTCACTTAAATCGCAGTTTATCAATTCCGCTTTTTCCTTAAGTCCCCCTTAGGGGGATTTAGGAAGCTATGATTTAATTGGATTTAGTTTATCCGGATTTATTCCCAAATCAATCATTGCTTTTTTAAGAGTTTGCGGCTTTACTTTTTTATCCTTAGCCAGCGAAACCAATGTTGCCCAAACAATATGCTTTGCATCTACTTCAAAGAAGTCTCGCAAACTTGCCCTGTCCTCGCTTAACCCGAATCCAAAAGTACCGAGTGTTACAATTGGTTTAGGTAAATATTTGGAAAGAGAATCTGCCAGTATTTGAACATAATCCGATGCAGAAACAATTACACCCTCCGTTTTGCCGAGTTGTTGTTTAATAAAAGGAATTTTCTGCTCCTGTTCCGGATGAAGCATATTCCACCTTTCTGTTTCCATCGCTTCTGTATGAAGCTGTTTATAGCTTGTTACGCTCCAGACATCAACCGCAATATTATATTTCTCTTCCAAAATCTCCGAAGCTTTTAAAACTTCATTCATTATTGCACCGCTACCTAAAAGATTTGCTTTAGCCAGGTTATCATTCTTGCTCTTAATCTTACTCTCCTTAAAGAGATACAGTCCTTTCAGAATTCCCTCTTTGGCTTCTTTCGGCATTGGAGGCATTGCATAATTTTCATTCATCACAGTTAAGTAATAATAAATATCTTCCTGATCGACATACATTCTTTTTATTCCATCCTGTATAATCACTGCAATTTCATAAGCAAATGCTGGATCATAAGCCATTAAGTTTGGAATTGGATAAGCAAGCAGATGGCTGTTTCCATCCTGATGCTGCAAACCTTCGCCGGCTAAAGTTGTTCTGCCGGCAGTTCCTCCAACTAAAAATCCTTTGCAGCGAATATCTCCGGCTAACCAGGTAAGATCGCCGATCCGCTGGAAACCAAACATTGAATAGTAAATAAAAAATGGAATTGTGTTTATTCCATGAGTGGCGTAAGCAGTTCCTGCAGCAATGAATGACGACATTGAACCCGCTTCATTAATTCCTTCTTCAAGAATTTGTCCGTCGATTGCCTCTTTATAATAAAGCAAACTTTCTTTATCGACCGGATCATATAACTGTCCAACGTGAGAATAAATTCCAACCTGTCGGAATAATGCTTCCATTCCAAATGTGCGTGCTTCATCTGGAACAATAGGAACAACAAAATTACCTATTTCCTTATCCCGAAGAAGTTTTGCAAGAATTCTTACAAACACCATCGTTGTAGAGGCTTCTCGTCCTTCGGTACCAGCATAAAATTCTTCAAACAATTCATCATTTAGTGGTTTGATCGGTTTGGCTTTTACAGTTCGATTTGGTACAAATCCGCCAAGAGCTTTTCGCTTTTCCATTAAGTATTTAATTTCAGCGCTTTCTTTAGATGGTCTGTAAAATGGGGCTTCAGCAACTTCATCATCAGAAATTGGAATTCCAAACCTTGTTCTAAAAATTCTCAATTCGTCTTCGTTAAGCTTTTTTTGTTGGTGAGTAATATTCTTTCCTTCACCGGCTTCACCGAGTCCGTAACCTTTAATTGTTCTGGCAAGAATAACAGTGGGTTGTCCTTTATGTTCAACTGCTGCCTGGAACGCAGTATAAACTTTTTCGGGATCATGTCCGCCTCGCTTCATTTTAGCAATCTGTTCATCAGAAAGATGCTTTACCATTTCTTTAAGCTCTGGATATTTACCCCAGAAATGGTTACGAATATAATCACCATTTTCCACAATATATTTCTGTGATTCACCATCAAGAATTTCATTCATTCTTTTCAACAACCAGCCGCCGTTATCTTTATCAAGGAATGGATCCCACTCACCACCCCAGACTATTTTAATTACATTCCATCCCGCACCACGGAAATTTGCTTCAAGTTCCTGGATGATATTTCCATTACCACGTACCGGTCCATCCAGCCGCTGCAAATTACAGTTAATAACAAATATCAGGTTATCAAGTTTTTCTCTTGAAGCAAGTGAAATTGCACCGAGTGTTTCGGGCTCATCTGTTTCACCATCGCCAAGGAAAGCCCAAACTTTGCCATTGCCTTGCTGCTTTAATCCCCTGTCTTCAAGATAACGGTTAAAACGCGCCTGGTAAATTGATAGAATTGGTCCTAAGCCCATGGACACCGTTGGAAACTGCCAGAAGTCAGGCATAAGCCATGGATGCGGATAAGAAGATAAACCGCCACCTGGGCGAAGTTCTCTTCTGAAGTTTTTCAATTGTTCTTCAGAAATTCTTCCTTCAAGAAAAGCGCGGGCGTAAATACCGGGTGAAGCATGTCCCTGAAAATAAATTTGATCACCACCACTTTGATCATCTTTCCCTTTAAAAAAATGATTAAAACCAATCTCATACAAAGTTGCTGCAGAGGCATAAGTGGAAATATGTCCGCCAATTCCTGGCGATTTGCGATTTGCTCTAACAACCATTGCCATAGCATTCCAGCGGATTAAACTTTTAATTCTTCTTTCAATTTCTCTGCTTCCCGGAAATGGCGGTTGCTTATCTGCAGCAATTGTATTGATGTACGGAGTGTTTGCAGTAAATGGAATTTCAACCCCGTTCTTATGTGCATGAATCTGAAGTTCTTTCAGCAATTGCTGAACTCTTTCCGGACCGTTATGGTATAGGACATAATCTAACGAATCGCGCCATTCTTTGGTTTCTAACTTTTCAAGTTCCTTTCGATCAAAATTATTATCACACATTTTCTAAAAATCCTTAATTCATTAACGAAGTTTGACTTTCTTCTGATTCTAACAAAAAAAAAACCTTTTGCATTCCATTAATTTAGATTTTTTTCTATTCTAACAGTTCAAATTATAATAGATTTACCAAGAAAAAGCAAAATTAAATGCTATCCAACAAATAATTGCAGAAGTATAGCTCCTGTTCACATTGTAAATTATTGCTGGAATTTATCCGGTTATTACAAAATTGAATTGAAATAATTTGTTGTTTTGCTATCTTGAGAATAAAATTTTATTTTAACTTAAGAATTTAATAGAAAATACTTTGTTACCACTTAAACGATTTATAATCGTACTTACTAAATAAATATAGGAGGGAGAAAATATGACAAGGATAATACTTGAGTCTAAGAATTATAATGATGTATTATTGATTAAAGAATTGGCAAATAGATTAAATATCAAAATTGCTATACAGGATTTATCAGAACAAAGCAAAAATATTGACCAACTTTCAGTAAATGCTGATAAAATTATTGCTAAAGGTGTAGATATTTCTAACTTTGGCGACCCAACGGTATGGCAGAGTGAAGTTAGACAGAGTAGAAATTTTAATTTTGATTAATATGAAACTTGTTGACAGCAATATTATTATTTATTCAGCAAAAACTGAATTTGCTTTTATACGAGAGTTATTTAAGGAAGAAAAAATATTTGCTTCAGAAATTTCTCGTCTTGAAGTTATGGGTTATCCGAAGATAACAGAAGAACAAATTTTGTATTTCAGCGCTGTATTTTCGCTAATTACTATAATCCCGGTTAATTCATTTGTAATTGATGAAGCCATTATATTAAGAAGAAAATATAATTTATCAGTTGGTGATGCAATTATTTCTGCAACCGCCTCAATTAAAAACCTTATTCTAATTACCAACAACACAAAGGATTTTGAAAAAGTAAAAGAAATTGAATTGAACAATCCATTGCTTATTGGTTAAATAAACTTATAAATTATTTACAACACCCCGCACTCTCCTGCAAAACTCAAATAAATACTCATAAATTTTTTCTGGATTTTCAAACCTGTTCGGAATTATCAACTTCAATGTTTCTTTCTGCTGGTCAAATTTAATCTCGTTAAAATAATTTTCCAGAATAAATTTCATCAGTGCAGTGAATCTTTCTTTGTAATAATCTTCATTTGCGCCTTTCGGAAGAATTATCAAAATGTTTTTCTGCTGGATAATTATTCTTTCGAACAAAGCAAAGGAGGCATAGTATTTTAGAATTGCAGTTGCCACCAGTCTTTCTACAAAGATCGGAGGTTTTCCAAATCTATCTCTCAATTCATCTGTAATTTCTTTTGCTTCTTCCAGATTCTTTATGGAAAATAAAGCTGTGTAAAAGCTTAATCTATCGGCTTGATCTGGCATGTAAGCTTTAGGAATTCCAATTTCAAAATAAGCATCGATTGTTGGATCGGTTCTCAATTTTGGTTTTGGAAGTTCTTTAAAAACTTCAGCAAATTCCAAGCGCTTTAATTCTTCTACTGCCTCATCCAAAAGTTTTACATACATCTCAAAACCAACTGCATCAATAAAACCGGTTTGTTCTGTTCCCAAAAGATTACCTGCTCCGCGAATTTCCAGATCGCGCATTGAAAGATTAAATCCCGCACCAACATCAGTAAATTCTTCAATCGCCTGAAGTCTTCGTACTGATTTTTTATTTATAGAATCCAGCGAAGGAACAAGAAAATATGCATAAGCCTGCCGATCAGATCTTCCAACTCTGCCGCGTAATTGATGAAGTTCCGCCAGACCAAAACGATCAGCACGGTTAACAATGATTGTGTTAACGTTTGGAATGTCTATTCCTG encodes the following:
- the lpdA gene encoding dihydrolipoyl dehydrogenase encodes the protein MTLKTQLAIIGGGPGGYAAAFLAADLGMQVTLIELEKYPGGVCLYRGCIPSKALLHIAKLITEAAEAKKWGIEFGEPKIDLDKLRKFKESVVDKLTGGTGQLAKQHKINYLQGRAAFINSSKLSVELLAGGTEEIEFEKAIVATGSVPTKIPAFNLDSERVIDSTGALALKDIPKSMLVVGGGYIGLELGSVYSALGTQVTVVEMMPGLLPGADRDLVNILAKSLDRKMKSIMVNTRVIEMKEIDGGIKVKFDGEGVKEPEQVFEKVLVSVGRSPNAKGIGLENTKVEIDQRGFIKVNSQLQTADPNIYAIGDVVGNPMLAHKASHEGRVAAEVIAGNKVEFKPAAIPAVIFTDPEIAWCGLTETEAKEKNIEIKVARFPWQASGRATTLDRNDGVTKLIIDPKTERILGMAIAGVGAGEMISEGVLAIEMAALAKDVALSIHPHPTLSETIMESAEVFYGQSTHLFRPKRG
- the aceE gene encoding pyruvate dehydrogenase (acetyl-transferring), homodimeric type, whose product is MCDNNFDRKELEKLETKEWRDSLDYVLYHNGPERVQQLLKELQIHAHKNGVEIPFTANTPYINTIAADKQPPFPGSREIERRIKSLIRWNAMAMVVRANRKSPGIGGHISTYASAATLYEIGFNHFFKGKDDQSGGDQIYFQGHASPGIYARAFLEGRISEEQLKNFRRELRPGGGLSSYPHPWLMPDFWQFPTVSMGLGPILSIYQARFNRYLEDRGLKQQGNGKVWAFLGDGETDEPETLGAISLASREKLDNLIFVINCNLQRLDGPVRGNGNIIQELEANFRGAGWNVIKIVWGGEWDPFLDKDNGGWLLKRMNEILDGESQKYIVENGDYIRNHFWGKYPELKEMVKHLSDEQIAKMKRGGHDPEKVYTAFQAAVEHKGQPTVILARTIKGYGLGEAGEGKNITHQQKKLNEDELRIFRTRFGIPISDDEVAEAPFYRPSKESAEIKYLMEKRKALGGFVPNRTVKAKPIKPLNDELFEEFYAGTEGREASTTMVFVRILAKLLRDKEIGNFVVPIVPDEARTFGMEALFRQVGIYSHVGQLYDPVDKESLLYYKEAIDGQILEEGINEAGSMSSFIAAGTAYATHGINTIPFFIYYSMFGFQRIGDLTWLAGDIRCKGFLVGGTAGRTTLAGEGLQHQDGNSHLLAYPIPNLMAYDPAFAYEIAVIIQDGIKRMYVDQEDIYYYLTVMNENYAMPPMPKEAKEGILKGLYLFKESKIKSKNDNLAKANLLGSGAIMNEVLKASEILEEKYNIAVDVWSVTSYKQLHTEAMETERWNMLHPEQEQKIPFIKQQLGKTEGVIVSASDYVQILADSLSKYLPKPIVTLGTFGFGLSEDRASLRDFFEVDAKHIVWATLVSLAKDKKVKPQTLKKAMIDLGINPDKLNPIKS
- a CDS encoding type II toxin-antitoxin system VapC family toxin is translated as MKLVDSNIIIYSAKTEFAFIRELFKEEKIFASEISRLEVMGYPKITEEQILYFSAVFSLITIIPVNSFVIDEAIILRRKYNLSVGDAIISATASIKNLILITNNTKDFEKVKEIELNNPLLIG
- a CDS encoding PP2C family protein-serine/threonine phosphatase; protein product: MPEEGSNNNPRLVHTILDDFRRGDFQKSVKQDYSDLKDFYLHEERKNRLQNMNGFKRFFYSVGWLLKELFLKLTPTRRILLILGLIMVLANRPEKPNSFLELGALVLLFIIMLELKDKLIAKSELEAGRKVQDALKPQMKPDVPGWDAWLYTQSANDVGGDLVDFIKLEENRFGFALGDVAGKGLSAALLMAKLQATLRAVVSDFKSLSELAEKVNRIFHRDGLRNIFASLVYLEVKGNSSEVRFFNAGHFPPVIVKGNETIELSRGSAALGIMVNAHFTEQTLEIEKDNFLVIYSDGITEACNEYGAFYGNNRLNAILKNFSGLSAEQAGNRILTSVVRFVGNAKQHDDLSIIILKKIN
- a CDS encoding 2-oxo acid dehydrogenase subunit E2 — protein: MKDFKLPELGENITTADVLKVLVSAGDKIKQDQVVLEIETDKATIEVPSDVTGIVKEVFVKQGDKAKVGQVIFTLEDVNSANEDKSEKQEQKDVKIESVKKTETENKPGSKTSVTAGLVKFKLPELGENILSADVLSVKVAVGDKLEKDQVVLEIETDKATVEVPSDIAGVVKEIHIKAGDKVKVGQDVLTIETAGSIIIEKANEVNPLSPINEEIKVQTETKAGTQKVYIEEKPSVDPSKIAPAAPTVRRFAREIGVDINKVIGSGPGGRISINDVKAFSQELNRQKEAKPEQKFYGGIITEQIPDFSKWGEIEKKEMGNIRRKTAEHLSFAWATIPHVTQFDKADITELEKLRKMYSKHVENAGGKLTVTAVLIKIITSALKTFPQFNSSIDIANNTVIYKKYFNIGVAVDTEFGLLVPVIKNADRKNIIELSVEMNLLAEKARNKKLSLEEMNGGTFTITNLGGIGGTYFTPIINSPEVAILGVSRGSLEQVYIDGKFEPRQMLPLSLSYDHRIIDGADAIRFLRWIIGAIQQPFLMALEG